A window from Plasmodium gaboni strain SY75 chromosome 9, whole genome shotgun sequence encodes these proteins:
- a CDS encoding putative actin-like protein, whose amino-acid sequence MIEEENNKKNYSPITQSLYLKLKNPISLHVNVENSPTSSEKKRRIIYNRISFSSFSNTTCSDILKLNKYLNIENNILLLALNNYSFKFGLINKLDYKIQSLRLPHIEIIEPWKELDYLFPPYKNYNIIEECIYYSFTNVYKLDLKNKDIFIPFSSKNSMNDFSSIGDILFESFEVKSICFKEPSFVSSLIILEELKNEKEKFSFYNEDIKEKENNYHNNNMKDNKQSDQKDEKNIPNIYDNSQRNYTIKNIKYNNKNNEYSNECLIHLKDLNLFNFTAVIINIGSTKTSCTPIINGIPLLDLTEIYYIGGYDIDNQIYEEMKKHEKHQKEISIDIAKIAKEKRIFTPRNKEECEYLSMLYKKNPKNYFISPFELNVNKIFESAVNSTEIFFSPYALDNYVKTDSYKNLHTYDFNFNFLFVGNTLPTVIYNTIQNCPIDYRKELLRNIYLTGGSSIIRGFRQRLENELYQLINNVNFYNKACIQVRLFKRKLLQKYAIYSGSHYFLENFNYDYYSVSRQDYQEEGERILEKFSLQGKLLY is encoded by the coding sequence atgattGAAGAGgagaataataaaaaaaactaCAGTCCAATTACACAAAGTTTATATTTGAAGTTAAAGAACCCTATAAGCTTACATGTGAATGTTGAAAACTCTCCAACATCAAgcgaaaaaaaaagaagaatcATTTATAATAGAATAAGTTTCAGTAGTTTTTCAAATACTACATGTAgtgatatattaaaattaaataaatatttaaatatagaaaataacattttgttattagctttaaataattactcttttaaatttggattaataaataaattagattataaaatacaaaGTTTAAGATTACCTCATATTGAAATAATCGAACCATGGAAAGAATTAGACTATTTATTTCCCccatataaaaattataatattatagaaGAATGTATCTATTACTCTTTTAcaaatgtatataaattagatttaaaaaataaagatatatttataccTTTTTCTAGTAAAAATAGTATGAATGATTTTTCAAGTATTGGagatattttatttgaatCTTTTGAGGTTAAAAGTATTTGTTTTAAAGAGCCGTCTTTTGTTTCTTCCCTCATTATTTTAGAAGAActtaaaaatgaaaaagagaaattctcattttataatgaagatatcaaagaaaaggaaaataattatcataacAATAATATGAAGGATAATAAACAAAGTGATCAAAAAGATGAAAAGAATATACCAAATATATACGATAATTCACAAAGGAATtatacaataaaaaatataaaatataataataaaaataatgaatacTCAAATGAATGTCTAATACATTTAAAAGATTTGAATCTTTTCAATTTTACTGCTGTTATTATCAATATAGGAAGCACAAAAACGAGTTGCACCCCTATAATCAATGGTATACCTTTACTTGACCTTACTgaaatttattatataggAGGATATGATATAGATAATCaaatatatgaagaaatgaaaaaacATGAAAAACATCAAAAAGAAATATCTATAGATATTGCAAAAATTGCTAAAGAAAAACGTATCTTTACACCAagaaataaagaagaatgtgaatatttatctatgctttataaaaaaaatcctaagaattattttattagTCCTTTTGAATTAAatgttaataaaatatttgaatCAGCAGTTAATTCTACTGAAATATTCTTCTCTCCATATGCTCTAGATAACTATGTTAAAACAGACAGTTATAAAAACTTACATACCTATGATTTCaattttaatttcttaTTTGTAGGAAATACATTACCTACCGTTATATATAACACTATACAAAATTGCCCAATTGATTATAGAAAGGAATTGctaagaaatatttatcttACAGGAGGTTCGAGTATTATAAGAGGTTTTAGACAAAGATTAGAAAATGAACTCTATCAATTAATTAACAATGtcaatttttataataaagCTTGTATTCAAGTTCGTCTCTTTAAAAGGAAATTATTACAGAAATATGCTATATATTCAGGATCTCATTATTTTCTAGAAAATTTCAATTATGATTATTACAGTGTTTCAAGGCAAGATTATCAAGAGGAAGGGGAACGAATCTTAGAAAAATTTAGTTTACAAGGCAAATTATTGTATTAG